AGTCTGAACCAGATCGCCGCGATTTTAGACCGGCTGCGAAACGAGCAGCAAGGCACCGGAGACGCCCGGGGCACTTTCGCCGGCCAGCCCACCTGGGTGCGCAATTTCAGCATGGATCTGGTCGAGACCCCGTACCCCAGATTCCCCGATACCTGGCGGCGGCGGTCGGAAGATGACTGGCAGAAGGCCCGTGTCCTGATCCTGCACGCTGAAGATACAAGCGAACTGGCCGAATTGCTCGGCCAGCACCTCTTCCAGCAGGGTGCGACAATCCACCGGGCGGCTTTTAATGCCGAAACTACCGACGCGCAGGTCAAAGATGCCGCTTTTTCCCACCTGCTGGCCCTGCTGCCCAAAGAGGCGCGGGGAGAAGGGGACCGCGGCGCTTTTCTTAAACGGATGATCGCGATGCGCGCCAGCATCGTCGCCCCACCGCCGGCCGCCGAGGCGCCCCGGCGCCGGACCACGGTGGCCTATGTCCAGTTCGGCGGGGGCGTTTTCGGACGCGATCCGCGGTTTGCCAATCCGGAGCGGTGCGCTGCAATGGCCTTGGCCGCCAGCCTGCACCTGGAGCGCAGCGACCTGCGCGTCCGGGTGGTGGATTTCAACCCGGCGCTGCCGGCAGAGGTCATCGCCTGGGAAACGATCGCCGAGTTGACCACCTCGGACCGTTTTGCGGCGGTGGGCTACGATCTGGACCGCACCCGCCGGACTTTTTTCCCGCGTCTGATCGATCCGCTGGCGTTCAACCCACGCAGCCTTCAATGGTCGCCGGAGGACGTCATCCTGGTCACCGGGGGCGCCAAGGGCATTACGGCGGTCTGCGCCCTGGCCGTGGCCCGGAAGACCGGGGTACGCATGGCCCTGGTGGGGCGCACGGCGCATCCGGATGAATCCGACGCGACATCCGCCTCCCAAGAAATTCGCACCCAACTAAAACGGTTTGCCGCAAACCGGTTGACCGCCGACTATTTTTCCTGCGACATGGTCGACCGCAAGGCCGTGGACCGGCTGCTGAAGGCGGTGGAAGCGCGCCTGGGTCCGGTCACCGGCATCATTCACGGTGCCGGACTCAACCGGCCGCGGCTAACCGGCCAGGTCGATCCCCAACGGGCCTATGACGAAACCGCACCGAAGGTTCTGGGATTGTTGCACCTGCTGGACGCGCTTTCGGCCAAACCGCCCAAACTGATCGTGGGCATGGGATCGATCATCGGCCTTACCGGCATGCCCGGCAACGGCTGGTACGGCTTTTCCAACGAGACGATGGACATTGCCCTGCGCGGTTTCACGGCCGACCACCCCGAGACCCAAACGATAAATGTGGCTTACAGCATCTGGAGGGACGAAGGCATGGGGGCCCGTATGGGCAGCGTGGACCTGCTGCGGGAAAAAGGCATCGACGCCATCCCCACCAACGAGGGCGTCGACCGTTTCCTGCGCCTTTTCACCCATGATCCGGAAAGCTGCCAGGTGGTCGTGACCGCCCGCCTGGGAGGCCTGGACACCTGGTATCAGGACCCCGTCGCGGTGCCGGAGGACCTGCGGTTTCTCGAAAAGCAAGTCCACCTGACGCCCGGCGTGGAAGCCGTGTTCAGGGCGCATCTGACCCTGGACAGCGATCCCTACCTGCGCGACCATAATTTTCAGGGTTCCTACCTGCTTCCCACGGTTTTCGGGCTGGAGGCCATGGCCCAGGCGGCGATGTTTCTGACCGGCAGAAAGGCGTTGTCCCGATTGCAGATCCGGGACGTCCGGCTGCTGCGGCCCATCACCGTGGATCCGCAGACCGGGGCCGATATCGTCATCCGCGCCGTCGTGGACGAATCCAACGCCGACGGCGTGACCCGGGTTCGGGCCGGCATCGTCAAGGAAGGGACCGGCGTCCAGTCGGACTCTTTCTCGGCCACCCTGGTTTTCGATCCGGAATCGGCCGCGGATGCGGAAGTCATCTCATTTCCAGACGCTCCCTTGCCTCTGGTCCCCGAGACCGATCTGTACCGCCCCGCGCTGCTTTTCCAAGGGCCGCGCTTCCAGGGCATCCAGGCCATCCGGGAGATCCGGCAAAACGATGAGAAGACAGGAACGGCCCTGTTCTCCTCGCAGCCAACCCCGCCCGAAGATCGCTCGACGGCAGCCTTTGGAGAAGAAAAGGCCTTGAGCCTGTGCCTGGGCGATGCGTTTTTCACTGACACCCTGCTGCAGAGCGCCGCGCTGCTGGTCCCGCAGGACACCAGCCTGCCGGTATCCATCGAACGCCTGGATCTGTGCGAAGAATTTTTCGAAGCCACGACGCCGGCCAGGGTTCGCGTGGACCTGCTGGGCCGCGAACAGAGCGATCTGATTTACCGGGTGGTCGCCGTGGGTGAAGACGGCGCCGTGCGGGCCGTGCTGGACGGCTATCGGTTGAGAATTCTCAAGCACCACGAGGACTATCCCACCGTAACCGATCTCGTTGCTCCCGAACGGCGAGACCGGCAATTGATCCGCGACATTCTGGAAACGGCCTGCCGGCAATTGATGGTGGACGCCCCGGTTGTGGATGCGGCCTGCATTATGGGCTTGCACGACATGCCGAAGGCCCGGCGGCGCGAGGCCCAGCAGCCTTTGCTGAGAAGGGCGCTGGACCACGCCTGCGAAGCGTACGGTATCGAGGCAAAAGCGCCGGCCGTGAGCTGGCTGGACAACGGCAAGCCGGTGGTTGCGGGGCTGGATTCCCGTGAACTGGACGTTTCGCTGACCCACGAGGACCGGATCTGCCTGTGCGCCCTGGGCCCCGGTCCGGTGGGATGCGACCTGGCCACCATTACCCCCCGCTCCCGGGAAGGTTGGCGCGGACTGCTGGGCGCGGGACACATGGCCCTTTTCGATCTTCTCTTGGAAAAAGGAGAATCTCCGGACAGCGCAGGGACGCGCGTCTGGGCCGCCATGGAAGCCCTGGTCAAGGCCGGCGGCGATGTGGGTGCCGGTCTGCGGTTGGCAAAAAAAGCCGACGACGCCCTGCTCCTGGCCGGCAGTGACAGCGGCGGGAATCCGATTCAAGTTCTCACCATAGCCCTTCGGCTGACCTGGGGCGGACCGCGGATTCTGGCCGTCACCGTCACAGACAGGGCCGTGGAGCGGGTGCCCGAGCATCTGCTGACGGCCGACTACCCCGGATACGAGCCGTTGTACGACACCCGGTCCTTTGAAATGATCGAAGGCGGCCCCCAGGGGCAGCTCGTATTCGTCCAGCGGCTGCCGGTCACCTTCCAGCCCAGCGCCAACCTGAGCCGCACCATCTACTTCTCCAACTACATCAAATGGATGGGCCATACCCGCGAGGCCTCGGCCTGGCCGGTGCTGGCCGAAATGTCCGACCAGTTTGCCAGCGGGCGCTGGGGAGGCGTGACCAATTACGGGCACCTGAAGATACTGGGGGAGGGCGGCACCAGCGACCGGATCGAAGTTCTCATGTGGGTCTCGGACAACAGCGGCCCGGAGAACTCCACCATGACCCTGTCCTACGATTTTCGCAAAATGCTTCCCGGCGGCGGATTCGAGCGGTTGGCCTTCTGCCGGCTGCAGACTACCTGGGTGGAGATCCTGGGGCCCGGCGTGGCCAAAGTGGCCCCCTATCCGGCCTATTACGGCCAGTTCATCGAAGACATGTGCCCGCGCTTCGACGCACCGGACGTCCCCGAGCCCCTGCCCGAAGCCCTAAAACACCTGTTCGAGGATGGCGATGATCCCGTGATTTATCTGGCGCCGGGCGGGCCGGTGGTCAGGCCCATCGTCCGTGAACAGATTTTCGAAACCACCCTGGCCCAGGCCAACCTGGTGGGCAATATCTATTATGCCAATTATTACGAATGGCAGGGGCAGATCCGGGACCGCTTTTTTTACGAACAGATTCCCGAGTATTTTCAGGGCATCGGCGAGAAGGGCGAACTGCTGGCCCTGGAAAGCCGGGTGGACCACCTGCGCGAGGCCATGCCCTTCGACCGCATTTTACTCACCCTGGCGATCAGGGAACTGCGCGCCTGCTCGGTGACCTTCCATGTGGACTATTTTCGCCTGGAGCCGGACAACAGCCGGGTCAAGATCGCCTACGGCATGCACCGGGCGGCCTGGACCCAGCGCGACGAAACGGGCCGACCCGTGGCCCGTCCCTTTCCTGACCAGTTGCGAAAAGCTTTCGAGACGCACATCCAGCAATCGGGAAACGACGGGAAAAACGTGTAAGGGTCAGACAAACAGCGGTACGATTTCAAACCGGGTGACATCCACCAACCCCTGATCGGTAAGTTTCAGGTCGGGGATCACCGGCAGGGCCAGAAAGCCCAGGGTCATGAAGGGGTCGGAGAGGCGGCAGCCCAGTTCCTTGGCTGCGGCAATGGCGGCATCCATCCGTTGCCGAACGGTGGCCACCGGCCGGTCGGACATGAGACCGGCCACGGGCAGGGGCAGGGTGGCCAGGGTTTTGCCGTCGCAGGCCACGGCGAAACCGCCTTTCATCTCCACCACGGCGGCCGCGGCCGCCCGCATGTCTGCATCGTCGGTTCCGGCAACAATGATGTTGTGGGAGTCGTGGGCCACGCTGGAGGCAATGGCGCCGCTTTGCAGCCCCAGCCCGGCAACAAAACCTTTGCCGGTGCGGGCCTCGCCCGTATACCGATCCACCACGGCCATCTTGATCACATCGTTGGCCACATCCGCCACGGCCAGACCGTTTTCCGTCTTCACTTCCTTGATCTCGCAGCGGGTGACCACCTGGTCGGCGATGGCCCGGATCACGCGCATGCGCGTACCCTTTGCCGGTATGGAGAAATCCAGAAGGCTTGCATCCAGGTTCATGGACGGCGGCACGTTCACCGCTTCGGGCCGCTGCACCGCCGGGTGCATTTTGCCCTTTTCGGCCACGCATCGGCCCCGGTGAAACACCATCTCGGCGCGGATGTCGGCAAGATCGGAGAAAACCACCAGATTGGCTTTGCGGCCCGGAGCGATGGCCCCGGCGTCGGCGATGCCGAAATAGTCGGCGGGGTTTAGGGTGCCCATGCAGATGGCCCGCACCGGGTCCAGGCCCTTGGCCACGGCCTTGCGAACGATGTCGTCCACGTGGCCGTGGGCCAGCAGATCGTGGGGGTGGCGGTCATCGGTGCACCACATCATGCGGCGCCAGGTATGCTCGCCGATGACGGGAAACAGGGCGTCCAGATTGCGGGCGCAGGTGCCCTCGCGTACCATGATGTGCATGCCCAGCTCCAGTTTTTCCAGGGCCTCTTCGGCGCGGGTGCATTCGTGGTCCGAAGCGATGCCGGTGGCCGTGTAGGCATGCAACTGCGATCCGCTGACGCCCGGGGCGTGGCCGTCCATGGCCCGGCGGCGGCTGCGGGCCAGGTTCAGCTTGGCCAATACGTCCGCATCGCCGAAAATGACGCCGGGGTAGTTCATCATCTCGGCCAGGGCCACGATGCGCGGATGGTCGAAAAAGGGTTCCAGGTCGTCGGCCCCGAGCCGGGCTCCGGCGGTTTCCATATCGGTCGCCGGCACGCAGGAGGGCAGGGCGAACAGGCAGTCCATGGGCTGGTCCTCGGCGGATCGTAGCATGTATTCGATGCCCGCCGCGCCCAGCACATTGGCGATTTCGTGGGGGTCGGCCACCACCGTGGTGGTGCCGCAGGGCGCCACGGCCCGGGCGAATTCGGTGATGCAGGCCATAGAACTTTCGATGTGCACGTGGGCGTCAATGAATCCGGGGGCCAGATAGCGGCCTTCCAGGTCGACGATTTCGGCAGCCTCGTG
This window of the uncultured Desulfosarcina sp. genome carries:
- a CDS encoding SDR family NAD(P)-dependent oxidoreductase, which encodes MDRPASSEAIAVIGLACYYPDAASPAQLWENILARRRQFRKFPDCRLPLADYYDSDKKAPDKTYGRQAAFIDGFAFDWAERRIPLSTVQTTDIVHWLALETSLQAVADAGYTKDRLPGRRTGVIVGNTLTGEQTRAGTMRLRWPFVRRALHAAAREQGMADSQLEPLTRMLKERYTAVFPPVDEDTLAGGLSNTIAGRICNHLDLMGGGFTIDGACSSSLLAAAHAASRLADGDLDLAIVGGVDISLDPFELIGFAKTGALTDDDMTVYDRGGKGFIPGEGCGFMVLKPLDAARRDGDRVYAVIHGWGISSDGGGSGITAPNAAGQTLALERAYRHAPHGIQDLDFIEGHGTGTTVGDRTELEAIARAMGRQPVSRGQLRPCGITSLKSIIGHTKAASGIGGLIKAVMAVNRRVIPPTAACRNPHQAFDSDARRLYPVRLGRKESGDRSLTAGVSSMGFGGINCHITLVSGDAPDRRLEPALDEGALMAHAQETELFVMGADNKAALLETLAEVKRIADGISMAEMADLSADLTRRVPPDASLRAAIVAGHPDDLLQRLSRLKTALQEADESSPAAPDGLGGPDIRLGTGREALRIGFLFPGQGSQQFNMARNLVQRFSWAREWVDQADRITRGRTGTPVSRLIYRDTDRAPDPEERDRWFRALSRTENAQPAICLASLLWLEYLRRLGIRPAAVGGHSLGELSACFAGGLFDGATLLDFAARRGHIMSVSNSVPGAMVGLRCDEAAARDMMAKVDGYIAVANLNSPRQTVLSGETTAVEGMLKIARENGIDARMLPVTSAFHSRLCEDAARQVGKMALLDTASSEAACLIFSSIDGDILKHEGPLRDHFSRQIRSRVNFMAMVRSMTSRCDVMIEVGPGRVLTGLVGDLAGQAPVACLPVESSPGNATDLNRVLALLFASGVPISWQGLFENRLIRPFVPAAEKSFVANPCEAVPRSDGSDGDVSEKLPAVLAEAFAGVPAALVSRYLASRGEFLNRVVQADLSFWDPDARPAAADERQQPEAGALGGKRMQEALYGLVAEATGFSPDSLTRKSRLLDDLNLDSIKAGDLIARFAKTCGIAFPDPALLANAALGELIDAATRLNESTCESAPAPPDALETLLDQAGRITGFPDAALDPDLPVERGLNIGTDKLELLVRRTARVLGIQAQLDIDPLRSRSLNQIAAILDRLRNEQQGTGDARGTFAGQPTWVRNFSMDLVETPYPRFPDTWRRRSEDDWQKARVLILHAEDTSELAELLGQHLFQQGATIHRAAFNAETTDAQVKDAAFSHLLALLPKEARGEGDRGAFLKRMIAMRASIVAPPPAAEAPRRRTTVAYVQFGGGVFGRDPRFANPERCAAMALAASLHLERSDLRVRVVDFNPALPAEVIAWETIAELTTSDRFAAVGYDLDRTRRTFFPRLIDPLAFNPRSLQWSPEDVILVTGGAKGITAVCALAVARKTGVRMALVGRTAHPDESDATSASQEIRTQLKRFAANRLTADYFSCDMVDRKAVDRLLKAVEARLGPVTGIIHGAGLNRPRLTGQVDPQRAYDETAPKVLGLLHLLDALSAKPPKLIVGMGSIIGLTGMPGNGWYGFSNETMDIALRGFTADHPETQTINVAYSIWRDEGMGARMGSVDLLREKGIDAIPTNEGVDRFLRLFTHDPESCQVVVTARLGGLDTWYQDPVAVPEDLRFLEKQVHLTPGVEAVFRAHLTLDSDPYLRDHNFQGSYLLPTVFGLEAMAQAAMFLTGRKALSRLQIRDVRLLRPITVDPQTGADIVIRAVVDESNADGVTRVRAGIVKEGTGVQSDSFSATLVFDPESAADAEVISFPDAPLPLVPETDLYRPALLFQGPRFQGIQAIREIRQNDEKTGTALFSSQPTPPEDRSTAAFGEEKALSLCLGDAFFTDTLLQSAALLVPQDTSLPVSIERLDLCEEFFEATTPARVRVDLLGREQSDLIYRVVAVGEDGAVRAVLDGYRLRILKHHEDYPTVTDLVAPERRDRQLIRDILETACRQLMVDAPVVDAACIMGLHDMPKARRREAQQPLLRRALDHACEAYGIEAKAPAVSWLDNGKPVVAGLDSRELDVSLTHEDRICLCALGPGPVGCDLATITPRSREGWRGLLGAGHMALFDLLLEKGESPDSAGTRVWAAMEALVKAGGDVGAGLRLAKKADDALLLAGSDSGGNPIQVLTIALRLTWGGPRILAVTVTDRAVERVPEHLLTADYPGYEPLYDTRSFEMIEGGPQGQLVFVQRLPVTFQPSANLSRTIYFSNYIKWMGHTREASAWPVLAEMSDQFASGRWGGVTNYGHLKILGEGGTSDRIEVLMWVSDNSGPENSTMTLSYDFRKMLPGGGFERLAFCRLQTTWVEILGPGVAKVAPYPAYYGQFIEDMCPRFDAPDVPEPLPEALKHLFEDGDDPVIYLAPGGPVVRPIVREQIFETTLAQANLVGNIYYANYYEWQGQIRDRFFYEQIPEYFQGIGEKGELLALESRVDHLREAMPFDRILLTLAIRELRACSVTFHVDYFRLEPDNSRVKIAYGMHRAAWTQRDETGRPVARPFPDQLRKAFETHIQQSGNDGKNV
- the ade gene encoding adenine deaminase yields the protein MDLKTIIATARGDAPADLLLTGARIVNVFSGRIVQGSVAIKDGTIVGFGDHEAAEIVDLEGRYLAPGFIDAHVHIESSMACITEFARAVAPCGTTTVVADPHEIANVLGAAGIEYMLRSAEDQPMDCLFALPSCVPATDMETAGARLGADDLEPFFDHPRIVALAEMMNYPGVIFGDADVLAKLNLARSRRRAMDGHAPGVSGSQLHAYTATGIASDHECTRAEEALEKLELGMHIMVREGTCARNLDALFPVIGEHTWRRMMWCTDDRHPHDLLAHGHVDDIVRKAVAKGLDPVRAICMGTLNPADYFGIADAGAIAPGRKANLVVFSDLADIRAEMVFHRGRCVAEKGKMHPAVQRPEAVNVPPSMNLDASLLDFSIPAKGTRMRVIRAIADQVVTRCEIKEVKTENGLAVADVANDVIKMAVVDRYTGEARTGKGFVAGLGLQSGAIASSVAHDSHNIIVAGTDDADMRAAAAAVVEMKGGFAVACDGKTLATLPLPVAGLMSDRPVATVRQRMDAAIAAAKELGCRLSDPFMTLGFLALPVIPDLKLTDQGLVDVTRFEIVPLFV